A region from the Citrobacter telavivensis genome encodes:
- a CDS encoding alanine/ornithine racemase family PLP-dependent enzyme, with amino-acid sequence MRNQDFPCLFVNLSVIRDNTRTLIALCRQHGVEPVGVNKLSCEAANVARAMIDAGISTIADSRIQNLKKIADLPVDKLLLRLPQISLAHDIVAYADISLNSEEHTLQALSAAATAQNKTHRVILMHDLGDLREGCMDPQETRRLARLVHKELPGLTLEGLGANLACYGGVEPTTENQQALVDLAHEIEDELGIELRTISGASSAALFLLINGGLPTGVNQLRLGASLIMGFGLNDEPIPDTRQDAIKLGVEIIELKDKPSVPRHSTALDAMGRKPVFEDLGVHHRALAALGEQDVSFSQLRPFDPGVKVLGASSDHLILDVTHTASGYQVGDIVYFSLGYSGVLQCMTSEYVGKQYSYF; translated from the coding sequence ATGCGAAACCAGGATTTTCCATGCCTCTTCGTTAATCTTTCGGTCATTCGTGACAACACCCGCACGCTGATCGCACTGTGCCGCCAGCACGGCGTAGAGCCTGTCGGCGTCAATAAGCTGAGCTGTGAAGCAGCGAATGTCGCCAGAGCCATGATTGATGCGGGTATCAGCACGATTGCGGATTCCCGGATCCAGAATCTCAAAAAAATAGCCGATCTGCCCGTCGACAAACTACTGCTGCGTCTGCCGCAGATAAGCCTGGCGCACGACATCGTGGCCTATGCGGATATTTCGCTGAATTCCGAAGAGCATACGTTGCAGGCGCTCTCCGCAGCTGCAACGGCGCAGAACAAAACGCATCGGGTCATTTTGATGCACGACCTGGGCGATCTGCGCGAAGGCTGCATGGATCCACAGGAGACGCGACGTCTTGCGCGCCTGGTACACAAGGAACTGCCGGGACTGACGCTGGAAGGCCTTGGCGCCAATCTCGCCTGCTACGGCGGGGTGGAACCTACTACCGAAAACCAGCAGGCGCTGGTCGATCTCGCCCATGAGATAGAAGACGAACTGGGTATTGAACTGCGCACGATTTCTGGCGCCAGTTCCGCTGCCCTGTTCCTGCTGATCAACGGTGGGCTACCGACGGGCGTTAACCAACTGCGGCTTGGCGCATCGCTGATTATGGGATTCGGCCTGAATGACGAGCCGATCCCCGACACCCGCCAGGATGCCATCAAGCTCGGCGTGGAGATCATCGAGCTGAAAGATAAACCCTCCGTTCCGCGACACTCCACGGCGCTGGATGCCATGGGGAGAAAGCCGGTATTCGAAGATCTTGGCGTACACCACCGGGCGCTCGCCGCACTCGGCGAGCAGGACGTCTCCTTCTCCCAGCTCCGGCCATTTGACCCCGGCGTCAAAGTGCTCGGCGCCAGTTCCGATCACTTGATCCTCGATGTCACCCACACCGCATCGGGATATCAGGTGGGCGACATCGTCTATTTCTCCCTGGGATACAGCGGCGTCTTGCAGTGCATGACCTCCGAATACGTCGGCAAGCAATACAGCTACTTCTAA
- the arcD gene encoding arginine-ornithine antiporter — protein MTTLDTSKPAADASASLSEGKLKLPALTALVVSALIAAGVFSLPQNMAAKAGAGAILIGWGITFIGMLTLAFVFQTLAHRKSDVEGGVYGYARAGFGEYIGFNSAWGYWISAWIGNVSYYVVICSALGSFSALGFFGDGTTLSALIVGSILLWSLHFLICRGVQGAALLNLIGTVAKVVPLIMFVVLVSVAFQVRTFKIEFWGNEQLGSVMDQVKNIMLVTTWVFIGIEGAAMYSGRAMKKSDVGKATMIGFFISILLFVAVSVLSLGVLSQPELAQLKNPSTAGVLAAAVGPWGAALMNIGLIVSVGAALLAWTLLSAETAYMAGKDGTMPKFLGKENANKAPVNALLLTNVLTQLFLIIAHFQQAGYLALLLLATSMILIPYFLSGLYALKVAWQRDGYSSDEQRSITRDIIIGALATLYGAWLVYAAGMEYLLMSMILYALGIIFYVWARKEKNGRLFNPIEIVLAIMVVAAGIYAVYLLATGVLTLS, from the coding sequence ATGACTACTCTTGATACCAGCAAACCGGCTGCGGACGCTTCGGCCTCCCTGTCCGAAGGTAAGCTCAAACTTCCGGCACTAACGGCGCTTGTGGTCAGTGCGCTGATTGCCGCCGGGGTATTTTCCCTGCCGCAGAACATGGCGGCCAAAGCGGGCGCCGGCGCGATCCTGATCGGCTGGGGAATTACCTTTATCGGGATGTTAACCCTCGCCTTTGTTTTCCAGACCCTGGCGCATCGTAAAAGCGACGTTGAAGGCGGCGTGTATGGCTATGCCCGCGCGGGCTTTGGTGAGTACATCGGTTTTAACTCCGCCTGGGGTTACTGGATCTCGGCGTGGATCGGCAACGTTTCGTACTATGTGGTGATCTGTTCCGCCCTCGGCTCATTCAGCGCGCTCGGCTTCTTTGGTGATGGCACCACCCTTTCTGCGCTGATTGTGGGTTCAATTCTGCTCTGGAGCCTGCATTTCCTGATCTGTCGCGGCGTGCAGGGTGCAGCCCTGCTCAATCTGATCGGCACGGTCGCGAAAGTGGTTCCTCTGATCATGTTTGTTGTACTGGTCAGCGTCGCCTTTCAGGTTCGCACCTTTAAGATCGAATTCTGGGGCAATGAACAGCTCGGCTCCGTCATGGACCAGGTGAAAAACATCATGCTGGTCACCACCTGGGTTTTCATCGGCATTGAAGGCGCGGCCATGTACTCAGGCCGGGCGATGAAAAAATCAGACGTGGGTAAAGCTACCATGATTGGATTTTTCATCTCGATTCTGCTGTTCGTCGCCGTTTCGGTTCTGTCGCTGGGCGTCCTTTCCCAGCCCGAGCTCGCCCAGTTGAAGAACCCCTCGACTGCGGGCGTACTGGCTGCGGCGGTCGGGCCGTGGGGTGCCGCTCTGATGAACATCGGCCTTATCGTTTCCGTCGGTGCCGCGCTGCTGGCCTGGACGTTATTATCTGCGGAAACGGCGTACATGGCCGGTAAAGACGGCACCATGCCCAAATTTCTGGGCAAAGAAAACGCCAATAAAGCACCAGTTAACGCGCTGCTGCTGACCAATGTCCTGACCCAACTGTTCCTGATCATCGCCCATTTCCAACAGGCGGGGTATCTTGCGCTGCTGCTGCTTGCCACCTCAATGATCCTGATCCCCTATTTTCTCAGTGGTCTGTATGCCCTGAAAGTGGCGTGGCAGAGAGACGGTTACAGTAGTGATGAACAGCGTTCCATCACCCGCGACATCATCATCGGCGCGCTGGCAACACTCTATGGCGCCTGGCTGGTCTACGCCGCCGGGATGGAATATCTGCTGATGTCGATGATCCTCTACGCCCTCGGCATCATTTTTTATGTCTGGGCGCGGAAAGAGAAAAATGGGAGACTTTTCAATCCAATAGAGATCGTTCTGGCTATTATGGTGGTGGCGGCGGGGATCTATGCCGTCTACCTGTTGGCGACAGGCGTGCTCACGCTCAGTTGA